The genomic stretch GCATGACCTCGTTTTTTTAGGTTAATGGACAGACCAAACAAGCAGCAGCCTCAGCAAATTCATGGACGGCAAGTTGAAGCTCCTGTTCGGTGTGTGCAAGAAGGGCACAATTGTCCACAGAGCAGCTCAGAAGCAATCATCTCTTTAATATTTGTACAGGAGAGCAGGCGCTGTATATTAAATATGCTGCCATCGGTTAGGAACCTAATGTAAATGCCCTCATGCAGGTgtcaaatcattttatttagcaTTGCTCCGAAGAATATTGCAAAGAGTGTCAGAGCAAGCACAAAACCCTACTTCACACaggctgcgggacaaacatttgagactcaaagaaaggCCATTATTGAACATAGACaaaaatgcgggaaaatatgcatgtcccaactgggtttgtgtagtcatgtgaaacactgcactcatccttaatcttggaatcgaagacattgccatcataaaaacaattttagcaagtttttttttttttaatttttatgaagTTATTCCTCCTTGAACAAGTGGATGAAAATGTGTCCATAAGAAACAAACAAGGGATAACAAAAtgaagagaacaaaaaatatgGAACAAATAGTTCAGCAAAGAAAGTATTTAGTACAGTATCAAAAGTCAAACAATGCATCTTCTAATTCAATTAAAGATCTTGAGAAGCTGAATCACTTTCATTAACATTGTGAACAGACACAAAAGAAGTCTTCGCCAGAGCTTACATTCTTGTAAAGATGTCTTGTGTGGCAAGCTGGGGTGAGTGACATTCCAGTAGGTCTACTGGCTTAGAGCTTTGGAAAATTTgctttttgaaagaaatacatttatcaaaaaaaaactagaataaGTCTAACGTATGTCACATATTCTCTTAAaaatcatttcattttaaaCTAATGATTGTATTGACAACTACAATAGggttaagtatttaaaaaatcacaatatGAAAGAAATCCAAACAGAAAGTGAACGAAATGgctaattaaaatgtaaaaaataaattttattacacACATTAAAAACTGAGTCATATAGAATTTACTTACCATCCAAAAATATAAGTTCCATTTTCTCCAAAAGAGATGCTATAAGTTTGCAGGTGGCTAGTTTTCTCTCTACAAGGGTTTCCTCATTGTCTACAGGACAGAAGCAGGTACATTTCACTGTATACATAGAGACACAAGCCTTACAAAGGCTGTGTCCACATCCTAATACTTTAGGACAATGATTCCCTTTTGAGGTGAAAGTGTTTTTACATCCTGGGCACTTAAGTGATAGGTATGCCTAGAAAAAAATAGCcatcaaaaatatatttctagatAGTTAATGCtgaatgattatttttattttctttatattgttaATTACAAGTAACTAAAAGTGAACTGACATCTCTAATTCTTCTCAATACATCCAATATTCTTTCGTGTTCAGCTCGTACATCTTGCAACTCCTCAGAAACTCTTGATAGTTCTTGCTCTGACAGAATAAATTCTTGCCCTACCAGTTCTTGCTCTGACAGAATAAATTCTTGCCCTACCAGTTCTTGCTCTGACATGTCTGGATCAATTTCAGAAACTGAaaacagcacatttttttttaaatgaagtttTGTATGCAAAGTTAAGGCtgcaaaacataaaaataattttaattttttttttaagtgtcacATTACAATCAGTTATAAGATGTATTTTATTGGGTACATGGAGTAGTCTAGATTACtttcttttaatgtttccagTTCTGGATCTAAATCACCAACCTAGAATCTTTTAGACTCTTAGATTTATAAGTGGATGGAGCCACTTGCGGGGAGGGGACATACATAGGTTGCGTGGTTGCTGagaggtaaagtgcttggcttccgaatcaaGGCGAGTCCTAGTTTacaatctcagtgaagacttgATGGTAAATATCTGTATTTTTAGGACACCCTGAGTCTACTCAACTTTAATGGATACTTGACATTAGTAAATTTCATAACTACTCTTACATTAGTTATTGAGAGCCAAGTTATCCCTCTTACAAAATGTCATCAGTTACATATAGGagggtttaattttttttaaacctgttaATAGCAAGAACATGAACAGAAGAAAATGATACAAAGTTTCATGAACATTgggaaaataaattcttattcTTGCGAATCTTTCTGGAAAACTAGCGTGCATTAATTGTTACTCACTTTACTGGTATAAAAGAAGATACAATCTTAGCAGACACATTATGAAACACCAAGTGGAAATAGAAGAAGTAATTGTCTGGATCTGAGTTGCAGAAAGAAATGGTGGACaagaaaaaagacaatataaaaatagGCAAAGTCTCTTAgtttagaaaaattgttaaAGTTTTGTAATGTTTGAAGCAGCCTACTAAATggcttttgtcttggatcaaaaGAATGTGGATAAATGAAATTGTTTAACCGTGTCTTCAAATATTTGCAGTGATGTGAAACAGGGGATAAAAAGTATTGAAAGAAAGACTAATAAAATTTCTCAAGTCAACGAAGAACTTTCTCATGATGTATCCCAGCATCTAAAGAGCGTTGTTTAAGCATGTTCTTTTGTTTCATTAGTCTTGCATGAGTTTACTAATATTTATGATGTTGCCCAGTGTATAATTCTTATTAGAGAAATTGATGATAATTTCTAATTTGATAATCTTTGAAGAGCTTCTTggctttgaagaaaaaaaactaatggtCAGGCATATTTGAAGGTAAACTCATGTCTAAAATAATAagcaattaaattttaattaactcTTAAATGTAATAATGCATGTTAGTATTTAAAAGTGACACAGGCCTATAAACGTTTGATAGTTGTGGGATAACTAGAGACTATAAAGGGTGTGTTTCTGTAGTAGTGTTAAaacttagattaaaaaaaaatcatttcatattattattgctaAATTGAATCTGtaatattcaaaatattgtcaATTAAagttattttgagtttttgttcacaaaagaagtgttttttttcaagttatttctagggtaaaacttcccatcgaaggttctaattctaattctagatcgaGATCCATtctctaaatctatatatatctatatctagaatctaaagtAGCCTATTCTAAAGCTGTCTAGAGCCTACGAGAGTGTCAAATAAGACTCTAGAGGCATTGGAGCAACAGTCCAACTACCGAGCATCAACTAACTAAATCTTGATTTTTAATTAATGCTAAATTGTTTTGATCTAACAATAAAGGATAGACTTGTAGGCTACATAGACTATATTTCTACTTTGATATAGCCTACCctgcactagatctagtaaatctagtaCAAAAACTGATGCCAG from Biomphalaria glabrata chromosome 9, xgBioGlab47.1, whole genome shotgun sequence encodes the following:
- the LOC106061769 gene encoding zinc-binding protein A33-like, which encodes MSEQELVGQEFILSEQELVGQEFILSEQELSRVSEELQDVRAEHERILDVLRRIRDAYLSLKCPGCKNTFTSKGNHCPKVLGCGHSLCKACVSMYTVKCTCFCPVDNEETLVERKLATCKLIASLLEKMELIFLDANFPKL